The region GAAAAGGCCGCAGCCGGGCCGTAGTTTTGGGTCGCCAAACTCAACCTACAGATCATGTTTGTTCAACATAACTGGCCAAACTGCGGCTCGACAAACCTACAGAGCCGCCTGTGCGGTCAAGAACGGGTTCATCACCTATTACGCGCTTGAAATGTAAGCGCTGTGGTCGTCAGTTCGTGCGAGGCACCCCGTCCATCACCGTCGCTACCTGCCTCTCTCTAAAGAATCTAAGCGTCGGATTGAACTGCTCCTAGCGGAACGGATCGCCTTGGAAGCAATCTGCCCCGGCGGGGAACCGCGCGTCATGCAGATTAAAGCTCATCAACGCTATCGGTATATGGACGAATTGTACAACGAGATTCCTGAGGACCTGGCTTGTTCTGTCAGCCAACAAGCCGATATACAACTCATTCAAGTGGATTTTGAAGCGGATGAACTCTGGACGGGGCCGCCCGGGCGGTTTCGTAGGTTGGAGAGCCCACCAGCAATGGTTTGGGATCGCCTTAGATCGAAATAGTCGTCAGGTAATAGGCACCGTGGCGCGGCCCTGTTCGTAGGGGACAGAAGTGTCAACGGCGCGCGAGAGGGCTATGGCAGTCATTACTACTGCGCTACCACCAACATGCTACCTTTTACACAGACGATTGGAACGCCTACAATTGGGCCGCCGATGCGGAGCCTATCCTTTTTCAAAAAGCTGACGCGACATGTCGATGCGATTAGGTTTGTGATGACACATTACAACTTTAGGACTACCGATGATTTATATATCCATAGCCTTTAACAGGCTACAGTAAAAATCAGCAAATCGTGTATTTTATTTATTGCCTCCAAGCTAGATAACAGTATCACTTTTCACGAAAAAGCTAAATGAAAAGTAATAGTCAGTTAAAGTTGTATTTGTCCCTCCATCTTTTAATATGCTCTTTGTGTAGTCGCATATGATGGCTCTTTTTAAGTTCTCTCCGAGATGATGGGCTTTCAATTGAAATGTTGCCTGATTATTTACCATCTGAATGGTATCTAACTCTAACGTACCTTTACTATGATACTGTTCATCGTAATCTCCAACTACTATATATGCCTCTTGATAATGTGGTTTTAAAAAATTTACCCTTATTGTTAAACTATCGTTGAGTTGAACGGTATCTGGAAGCTCTACTTCCGCATGATGCATTTCACTAATAATATTTCCTAGAGAATCGTATTCTACCTCATAATTCACGAGGTTAATCAAGCTGTCTGAATATCGTTTTTGCACAGTTACCCACTCCCGTTTTAAAGCAAGCGTTCCATCCGGATAGTACTCTACCTCTTCACCATCTCGGTTCTCGTGATCATAATTGCTTATACGGTGAATAGAGCCATTTTCGTAATACGATGTCAATTGTCTCTCTCGCTTTCCATCGACCATTAACACGGTTTCACTCACTTGCCCATTGGAATAATAGTGTGTTAATTGCCCATTTTTTTTGCCATCTTTATACAGAATACGCGTTTTAATAGAACCGTCAGGGTGGTAGAGTATCACTTCACCTTGTATTGTATCATCTTGATAGTAGCTTTCGCCTTTTACTGTACCATCTCTGTAATACTCTATACACTTCCCATGCATTAAAGAATCTTTCATCTCACATACATAGTGAGTCTCTCCACTTTCGTAGTTAACCTGAATCCGTTGAGGGTTCCGACTGCACGAAGTCATGACAAATATTAAGAGAAAAAGAGCGTATTTAACCATTTCTACTTGTAGTGTCTTACTGTATCAGGCTTTAATTGTGGGGTTGATCTATGGGGAGGATAAATTACAGTACTAGGCTGTGTATGCAAACTAAGCGAAAAGTTTGATGGCAGCTATAAAGATGACCGCTTCATACTTAGCGGCTCGTATCTCGTAGCCACTCGTCTGAACTTCTTAAGCCGGTTGATGCGACCACCGCGCGGAACCGCAACATTGGTTACGACTATAGACCGTTGACCAAGCGCCCCCCCCTACCATAACGCTCAGGTAGATCTCGCCAGGGGGCACCAGTACGTATTACCCAAAGGATGGCATTTAAAATCAGTCGGTGGTCACTAGAGGGCCGCCCTGTAGCTGGCTGCTGCTTTGGCAACCACTGGCTGAGTCGTGCCCACTGACGATCGGTAAGCTCGTGTCCCGGCGGGGCATCGCTTCGCTGCATTCCCCTAAGTTACACTGCTTTTGGAGTTTCCATACACGCCCTAGTTACCCCCAAAGCACCAATAAAAATCACCTCATTTGCTCATCCTCTTTTATCAAAATAATGCATCAACAATAACTTATCTTTTGAGCAACTCTGAACATACAATTTATTTAGCTTTCTATAAACGAGCATATGATCTTTACAATCTTTATCATTATGAATCGACACATTTGAAAATCTTGACTCTAACAGATATGCCCTTAAATCTTGACATTTCTTTTCTTTTAAATCAATAACCACAAACCCCTTCTATATCTATTTTTTATTGTCTAAAACATAGGTAACCAACGTATCAGAAATAAGCTTTGCAAGAGAATAACCAGAGCCCTCAAAACCTCTTATTTTATTTATCTCAAAACCTCTATCTATTAAATCTTGATAGCTAAGATCTCCGGACATTTCAAAAACACGTTGCTGTTGCCCTTCGTTATTTCCGCTTGAACAGCTACCAATTGCAAGCATGAAGGAGAAAACAACAAAAATATTAACGGTAATTCGCATATGGATTAAAAATTATGTATTGATCTCAGATTTCAACCTGCAACCAACTATTACTTAATGAACTATAGCAAAACCACAGCTTACTTTCCTAACAAGTCTGCTGCCCTACCCGGAAGACCTATTTCAAAGTCTTGCCTTCAATTCGACACATTAGCACCATTTAGAGCATGTTGGGAAATATGCTTTTGCTTACCTGCTTATGGCAAAAATCACCTCTTAACATACAAATGATAACTAAATAATATCAATCCATATATCACAGAATCTCCATCTTTAGATCCTAATTCCTCGTATTCAAACGCCGCTCCTTTAATAAAAAAATCACCTTCTTTTTCAGGAATATCATTAATAAAAGCCGTCACACTGTCAAACGTATGCAACTCGCTCAGACTATCATCAAAAATACTATCTTGCAGAAACACGCTACTATTAATATCTTTAAATATTTTTTCATCACTAATTATATTGTATTTAGCATTTCCCAAAGTACGATTTCCTATAATTAGCTTTAACCTTAAAGTATCTCCTAAACTCAAAGTATCAGGGATAGTGTCCATAGTATTCTCACCCCCCAATTTAATTTCTTTTCCAGGAACAAATAGAACACTCTTAGTTGATAGGTCGCTTTGTCGCTCACCGTTAATACCATACTTTTCATAGTCAACTAAAAGACCATCTTCAAAATATTGAACCTCTTTTATTTTATTATTAATAAAAAACTCCGCTTTTTTCAATTCCCCATATTTATAATATTTCTTTTGATTTATGGCTCCCTCCTCTGTATACAACACTGATGTACCATGTAATTCGCCATTTTTATATCTACACTCGTTTTTAATGCCGCCTGATCTATATTTAAAAACAGCATCTCCATTTTCAACACCATCTCTGTAACTAATAATGCACTCAATATTTCCATTATCATAATAATATATACTCAAACCATTTCTAACACCAGCAATTTCCTCTATTTCATATTTAACTTGCCCATTTGAATACACATCACTTACAACTTCTTTTTTCACACAAGAAGCTACTGATAAAAATATCAATATAGCAAATATCCGCATTGATTTATCATTCATGAGGCTAAACACATGAGCTATCTCTATCCTTTTTTTGACCCTATATCCAATACTCCTTGGACTTTTTGGCCATCAATTAATTTAATCTTATGGTATCTAATTCTTGATCCGATGGTGGCGGTTCATTTGTATTGGAATTCAGCAATTCATCATTACCCCAGGTCCTTTATTTTGTCAAGTACAGCTTTTCGATCTCCGTAATTTGGAATATTTTTTTAGGGTTCTTTTTGATAGCAAAATTAAATACATCAAACACCACCCTAGGCACCTCAATGATATCAGCAACTACAACTAAAAGATCAACATCATCTCCGTTTGGACCCACCATCCTAATACCATATGCAATATAAGTAACTTTCCTGGCATCATCATTTGATGATGTATTACTATTAGAATTTGCTGCACTTGATTCATTGGCAAATACATTTAAAACTGGAAAGCAATTGCTACTTTTAGTCTGACAATCAGACGGAGCTAAACCATCTGGATCAATTAATTGAATGGGGTTATTGAAAGCATAATTATACGTTGAGTGGCGTCGCATTAATTCCGCTGCTGGATCTACGGCATGCCACCTTCCCAGCTGCGCATCATAATAACGTGCGCCATAATCCATCCAGTTCAGGCCTAGTGCCTCCTGCTTTTCTTTCCCATTGTATTGGAATCGGTGATCGGGAGTACCTTGTATGTCCAGTCCGGCTAGGTTCATGCCGAAGGGATAGTAGTGATTCTCCTGCACTACCTTCTGCCAATGATGATCCACTTTGAAATCATCGAACCATACCTCTAACCCGCTCTGGTTGACCAGTCTGACCGTCACCAGTCCGCCCCGTTCCGCCACCGACTCCGCCACCAGGGGAAGCCAATCTACAGAAGACCCCTGCACCGGGATCAACCGGTAGTCCCGGCGCAGTTCCCGTCCTTCCTCATCCTGCCAGGTCCACTCCAGGTAGGCTTGTGGTACGTCGTCCGCTGTGATCTCATGCACCACTACCGGTAAAGCAAACCCGCCGTCAGAATCGAGAGGTCGGGACCCGAGCCGTCTCCCCCACTTGGGTTGGTGTGCAGGAAGAAACTGGCCAGGTACGCCAGCGCCCCCTCCCAACAGGATGCGTTCTCTTCGAGCTGGTATATCGTCTGCACCTGCATGGCGATCCGATCGCCCGCCTGCACCGGGAAGGTAAGTTCAGGACCGGCCACAATGCCCCGCTTGGGGTTTAATGCAATGACAAAGTGACCATTATAAGCAGCTACCGGACCGTCCGGCTCACCTTCTGCCCCGACTCTTTCGCACTTGCGTACCACCCCGTAATTAGTAAATTCCGGCTTCTCGCTGGCCACTTCTTCCATGGTGGCCAGGTACGCATCCGTCCCAGCGCAGAAGGCTACGCGCAAATTTCCCAGGTGATCTTTCAAGTAGTATTCATCCTACTGATCGCTAGCCAACGAAACGTTTTCATGGAAGGGAGTAGTGGGGTTAGAGAAAAGAAAAAGAGGGAAACTTAAAAAAGGCGGATGTCAAAGCGCCCCTGGGTACCATGAATCGTGTCGCAGTCTGGGCGAGCCAGGACAAATTCGAAGGTACCAGAGATTACCTTAGCTTCTAAATCAAATCGGGTGATGGTCAGCGTTCCCTCATGGTAAACTGTACTGTCCTGATCGTAAGAGCACACCAAGGGCAAATAACTTACCGACTGGCGGGCAGGGTTATGTAGACGGTAAACACCCTCTGCATACATGCTATCTGAATAGAGCGCCATAGCGGACTCTATTTCGCCCTCCCTTCGGTAAGCACTAATATTAAAAGTACCATCGGACTGATAGTAAGCGGTAAGATTTCCTTGCCCAAATCGACCTGTAGAACCCTTAGGACGCCACACTTCGCCATTGAGTAAGACGCCGAAACTATGGCGGCCTTCCTGCGTGGCTGTGGGAAGTTCTTCTTATGATTGACTGCGTTATTGAAGCGAATTTATGATTTTGAAGACAGAGCTAGTGATTATACGCTGCCGTTATAGTCATAGCTGGTGCGGTGGAATGGTTTCCTCTCACGACCCTATCTACGACCCGATATAGCAAAAAACCCGCCTCATTTGCATGAAAGCGGGTTTTTGGTGATCCCGGGAGGAGTCCGTTTCCTTACTTCAGCATATCTTATCTGTACTACAAGACTAGGCTCTACTACTCGTAAGGGCCCTTTTTCTTGATCTTTTTATCGTTGGGGTCCAGCTAGCATTCAGGTAACTCGGCGAAAAACTGTCCCGAACCTGTCCCGAACTCTCTACTTTTGGTAGTCATCTTTCCCCAACTTCTATGACGATCAACTTTTACCTCGATTCGCTCACCAAACGGCAGCGTGAACTGGCCGAAAATGCAGGCCGCCCTTTGGAGGAGGTCCCCTGTCGCGTGCTCCTCCTGGTCATGTTCGGCGGCCAGCGGCTCAAACTCCCCACGGGTCATGCCCTTGCGCCTCGCCACTGGGTACAGAACTCCGCCCGTGGCAGTCGGAAGCAACGCGTCAAGTCACAGCACTCCGAGAGTGTCAAGATCAACCTCGAACTGGACGAGATCGAACTGAAGGCCAAAGCGTATTGCAATGAACTCCGTAAAACGGGACAGCCGCTCACCAAACCGGGGCTGCAAACCTATCTTTTGCAAGAACAAAACGATCTGCTTCCTTCTTATGCCCCGGAAGTCAGCGCCGAACCTGATTTCTTTGCCTTGTTCGAGGAGTGGATCCAAGCCAATCTCTACCAGAAAGCCAAAGGCACCCTCAAGCACTACCGCACCGCCAAACACCACCTGGAAGCCTTCCAACAAGAGCGACAACGCAAGATCACTCTGCAAGGCATCGACAAGAAGTTTTACGATGAACTCGTTCGCTTTTACCTCACCAAGCAAAAGCTCTCTAACAATACGATTGGCAACCAGATCAAACAACTGAAGGTCTTTCTCAACTACCTCCTGGAACATGGTTATGCAGTGAATCCCGCATTCCAACGCTTTAAAAAGCCTTCTGCTGATACCGAAGTGGTCTTTTTAACCGAAGCCGAGTTGACGCTTCTCTACCAGACGGACTTCTCGGATCAGCCTCGCTTAGAGCATGTCCGCGACCTGTTTGTTTTCCAGTGTGAAACCGGGCTACGCTACTCGGACTTGGAAAACCTAAAGCCGGAAAATATCCAGTACGATCCGCACGGAGTCTGCCTGGCTCTGCGCTTAACGGCCATCAAGACCCGAGGACGGGTGTTGATTCCCTTGCAAAGTTTTCCCCGGGCGGTGGAAATCCTTCGCAAATATGAAGGCCACCTGCCACCACGCATTTCCAATCAGAAGATGAACGATTACCTCAAGGAGCTGGCACAACGAATCGGACTCTTGACGCCCATTCAGTTGGTTCATTTCTCCGGTAATCAGCGAAAGGAGCAAACCGTCCCCAAGTGGCAGCTGATCTCCACCCACACCGCTCGGCGCACGTTTGTCACCCTGGCGCTGGCCCGCGGCATCCGCCCGGAAGTCATCATGCAGATGACCGGCCACAAGGATATTAAAACCCTGATGCGCTACGTCAAAATCACCGAAGACATGATTTTCACGGAAACGCAACGCTGAGGCATGTCTTTTCTGGCGTGTTAGGGTAGCTTTTAAAGGTCCAACGCCGTAAGCCATCCTATGAACGCTTCTTCCACATTTCAACAGTGGCAGTCCACTTACCTGCCCTTATCCGAACACTTGTTAACGGATCCCTCGCTGGTCCGCGCTTTTACTGAAGGGTATCAGGCCCATGCCCCTGCCTCCGCCAACACGATCGAACAGAAGCGCGCCCGATTCAGCCACGAACCGGACCAATGGCTCCACTGGCTAGAGGATCGTTGGAAGGCCCGCCACAGAGAGCTCCTTGACTTAGAGCGTACCCTTCATATGCAGTGGGAAGTCGAGCATGACCAGCCACTCGAACCCCTGTTTCAGCAATGTGGCCGGGCATTTGCGGCGTGGCAACAAATCGATGCCTTGCTCACCGAGCAGATCCAAACGCGTCTCTTACAATTGGTAAAACGCCCCGGCGGCACCGACCTGATGGCACGGAATCCCGTGCAGGTATGGTGGCCCACACAGGTCTCCAATGCCCTGCGGGAAGAAATTGAACGGGGCACCCGCCGGGCCCAACAATTGAATAGTACCTGGCGCGAGCAGCACCCTTCTCCCCTCTCGGTAGACGCGCTCTTTGACCTGCGACAGACCTTGGAGATGATCCAGCAAAGGTTATCCCACCTAGTTGCCCAACGTTCTTTGCTGGATCATCTGGAAGAAACCGGCTACTGGCTGGAGCTCAATCGACAGAGAATCGAGTGGCTAGAAGCAGCGGAAGCTCCCATTAAAATCAAAGCGGACTACCACGAAGCGTTGCATTATGCCTTCCTGGCATATCACTACCTGCCGGAGGAAGCCTCCGATGCCTTTGCCGAAGTCTTGCGGGGCGGTACCTTTTCCCAGACCTTGATCTTTCAAGGCTACGCCAATCAGCTCGTGGATGTGTTCCTTCGCGCTCATCACCAAGGCTGGATCGTCGGAACGAAAGCAAAGCTTGCCCAGTGGTTATGCCACTGTTTCCGGGTGATAACCCCGGAAGGTCCTCAGCTCTTGAATCGAGCCTACGTCGAAAAAGTGCTCAGCTTTCAGAAGAGATGCACCAGGCCCTTACCCGTAGAAGGGTTACCGCTACGTATCGAAAAGTAAGGGCAGTCCTCCTCTTATCTCCTGGCAAAATGTACGCATTTGCGCCAAACCTTACTTGCAAGAGGGTATTTTGGGTCCGTTTTGGGGGGTAAGCTTGAAACTGACCTCTCCCCCCCTTTTCCTTCGCAGCAATGTCTCAAGAAAGATTAACAAGCATATGAATTACTTTCGCGTCATTGCGCACCCTGAAGGACGATTGGAACTGGCTCCCGTGCCTACCCAGGAATTGTCCGAACTCGTCAAACAAGCCGTCCGGCAAGTACTGCTGGAATACCAGGATCAAAAGGGGGCCACTGAGGAGGAATTGCTCAAGCTTCCCCAGGTGGCCGCCTTGCTGGGCGTTAGCAAACAAACCATCTACGAATGGAAGCGGCAAGGCAAACTCCCGGCCCATAAAATCGGGCGGCGGGTTTTCTTTAAAAAATCGGAAGTCGTGGCGGCCTTATCGGCTCAGTCCCGCCAGCCGCTTCGCTCACGGGTTAATCGTCGTGGGTGATGAGTCAGGAACGCACACCAGCCACCGTCAGGACATGCCAGAATCCTGCCTGCCAGCAGGCGTACACCCCTCGTACCGCCCAGCAACGCTTTTGCTGTAAAAAATGTAGCAATGCCTTTCACAATCCGGCCCATTACCGAAAAGTGCAAGAGCAACGGGCGTTCGAAGCCCCGCTTCAGCATAACCGAGAAATCATCTCCCTGCTCTACGACCGCCTTCACCAGCGTGTGGTGAGCCGGGAATTCCTCGTGCAGGCGAAATTCAACTTTGCCGTGTCGGGATTCGGCGTGAAGGACCGGGAAGGCCGACACGCCCTACACTTGTATGACTTCCTCCTGTATACAGAAGACCGAAAAACGTTTGTCCTGAAAAAATTATGAAGCACTATCAACCACCCCTTGGCTTCGAGACCGTCCCGATTGAAGAAGTAGGTACTACATTCTACAGAAGAGATGCTGGCATAAGTCAACGTGCTTTATCGGGCTTGACCTTTTTCCTTTGGCTCCTGCTATTAGCTTTGGTAGGGTGGATGCTTTGGCAGCGGTATCGAGAGAAACGGTCGTCCTCGACGTATCGCTTGACCCTCCTCTGTTTGAAAGCCCCCCATCCTAGCCTACGTTCTCATACCCTCATGAATCTGTGACCACCCACCTCATTGAGTTATAGCTCAGATAACCTTTTCCTCTGAATGGGTAGAGGGAGGCGGAGAAATTTAGCAAAGCATTATCGAGCTATACCTTTTTTCGGCAAAGGATTGCTAGCATTTTATAGAAGAGTGAAATGCCTTTTATGTCGATGCAAGGGAGAATTGCCGCATTTCGTTGCTATATCGTCCCTTGAGGGACGATATAGCAACGAAATGCTTTGTTGTACTCTAACCCTCTGAATAAGCACTAATAATAGGGTCTTATCGCACCCTATTCACAGAAGAAACACAGGAGGGCCAAAAGATCGGCTTTCTCTAAAACATCAGACAAAGGAGCTCTTCGATTGGTCTTTGCTGCTTATTGAAGCCTAGCGAACGCTTTTGAGTAAAGCAATGGAAGCGAAGTTGAGAAATATTATTTGTTGCGGTTTTCGTTGAGCAACTCCTCGATTACTCGTTTTGAGAGGCGGAAGCCAGCTTTTTCTAACTCGCCGATCAGTGAAGTTAAAGAAGGTACAAGCCCGGCTTGATGAGCCAGTTGCAGCACGCGTAAGGTGCCCATGATGGGTAATTGCAGGCGTTGAGCTTCTCGACGGCCTTTTTTCTCATCAAGAATCAGGAGAGGACTCTCCATTTCCAGCGCCAAGGCAATGGCACTCGCTTCTCCTGGATCCAGCATTCCCGCCAAAACTTGTTGTTGTGCCTTATCGTGAACCGCCGCGATTTGGAGCCAATCCGGCAAGGATTGCCCAAATTCGGCTTGTACTTCCGGGGTGGTCAGGATCGCAGAAGCCTTGTCTCCACCGTTGGTGGGAAGGAACAAATCACGCAACAGATCCAATTGGCCAATTCGGTCTAACACAATCAGGCAACTGGCATCGGCGATAATATGTAGCCTCATCTACTTGTGACGCAGCTCTTCTTCAGTATCACCGAAAATAGAAACCCCATACTGGCCGACGGTTTCCAGAAACGCACGCTTGGAAATGCCGACAAACTTGGCGGCCTGTCCCGAGGTAAGAATTGCTTTATCGTACAGGGCCGCCGCCACGGTCATCTTCGCCTCTTTCTCATTGACTTCATCGGGCAACTGGATCGTTAAGGTTTTCATGGCGCTGCAGCTAGGTTCTTACCAAATTTACGAATTTATAGGCAACTGTTAGCCACAGCACCGAGAGCTTTCGGTGGCGTTTCTCTCTTTCAATGACCTTCTACATAATGAAACAAGTCCCATCTAAACGGTTTTGCTCGCTTGTCAGACCTTCGGAGGCCATTAAAGGTTTGTAAAATTAACCGGATTCAAGCGGGGGAGACCCAAAAGAGCGAGAAACTTATTTTAAAAATGTGATCGAGGGCATGGTAGCGCAGCTTCATCATGCCCTCGCAACGGTCTGTATATGGTGTCGTGGCTGACGTTAGGAAGCCATGCACTATATACCTTGTTATAGGCAGGCTTTATTTCAACTTCATGATTCTTTAATCATTAATAGATGTTTTCTTCACTTTGGTGTAGATTGAGCAAATGAGAACCCAAGTCTTTCATCTTTCCAATCGCATTGTGATAGTTCTTCAATAAAAGGACAACCACCCATGCAAGTCTTTTGGAAGGCACAAGAAGTGCAACCATTGTTCAGAATATTATTTCTATACTTTTTGAAATAGGCATTGTTCTGCCAAATGTCAATCATTTTTTCTGTTCTTAAGTCTCCAAACCAATCAGTATTGGTCATAAAAGAACAAGGCATCATTCTTAAATTTTCATCAACAAAAGCAGAAAACCTTCCAGCATCACAACCCTCGTAAAATTCTGAATTCACATTCACATATTTTACTACTCCTGAGATACTACAACTATCAAAGCCAATTTTCAAAGCACCTTTACTTTGGTTTACTAAACCATAGAATTCTTTTAATTTTACCTTGTCTTTAAGTAACAAGGTCATGTCGGGTTTTCTTCCGATTGGTTTATAGTTCAGGAATATCAGAGAATTTATTCCTTCCAAGAATGCTGGTGGATTTCTTAACCATTCAATTGCTGTATTGATAGTTTGACTATCTGTTACAAAGTGAACATTTGCTTTTATTCCATATTCAAATAGTTTTTCAAGATGTTTTCTGAACTCGGTGTATGGTTCGTAAGCACTAATAGCAACAGAGCCGCATAATTCTTTTGTTGCTTTCAAAATGTCAGGGGTAAGCCCTCTACCATTTGTGGTGTAACATGGAACAATTCCATGTTCAACAGTAGTCTCAAGTATCCTTATAAAGTCGGGATGTTGATTTGGATTTCCACCACCCAGTGCAACTTGGAAAACATCCATTTCCTTTGCTTGCTCCATGATTAATTTGTAATCGCTAAGCAGCATGTGATTTCCTTTTGGTGTTGATTTTCTATAACAAAAAGAACAACCTTGATCACACCAATTAGTAATACTTATATCCAATAATTCTGGGCCGTGCATAGCCCAAAGAGGTTCTGGATAACCTTTTTCCTCTGCACGTACAAAATATCCAGTCTTTTTATTAAATAAAACTGAATAATGCTGCTCTGCATACTTTTTATGAACTATATTTTTGTTTTTACCAACCATCTTCTTGAGCATCGATATATAAATTACTACTTTCTATAATGAAATCATCGGTGCAAAAGAAGCATTCAGTTTCATCAGTATCACTGCTTAGTTTACCTATATAAACATTTTTGCCATTTTTTTCTGCTTCAAGAATTTTGGGTAATACTTCTTTGCCACTTTTCCAAAGCCTTTCTTCTATAAACTCTTCAAATGTGGAGTAGGCGCCAGAATAGTGTTTTTCATAATACACTCTTGCTGGTTCCATGTCATCTTTAAATGCATTGAATAAAGATTTGTATATATCTAAGAAATTTGAATCATCTTTTATTCCAATTGCTTCGATGAAGTCTTTAAAATTGAACTCACCATCACTGATTATCACAAATGAAGTTGAAGAGCTATTTGTTACGAAGTCATATCTTATTTTCATTTACTTTAATTTTTAAGCATAATTATGTCCATTACTCTGTCATACATTGTATCTGAAAATGTGAATTGGGCAATACCATAGTCACCATATGAATTGTCATCCTTTCGGTAAAGTAAACAATTGGGATTGTTCTTACTTGCTTCCATTAGTTCAACAATGTATTTGCCTTTAAGATTATATTTTCTGTAAAGGAAATGCTCCATTGATTCATATTCAAATGAATAATATTTCTCATACTCCTTGTCTACATTAATCAACTCCGAAGTTATACTGTCATACATTCTTGAAAACATATTCAGTGAATATCCATCTTTCGCACCAGTCCGTTCAATAAAAATTTCCTTTGTCAAATTCTTATTAATCAACAGCAGTGATTTATAAAAGTCATAACCTAATTTCATACGAACTGATAAATTGTTTAATTGCTTTAATCAATATTTCGTTTTTACTTTCCAATGCTTTGGTGAGATGTATTTTCCCTTGTTCAGCATGTCTGAAAAAATATTTCTCATAGGTTGATTGAATATTCCAACGGTCTTTATTAGTAAACATGTAAATCAAGAGTTCAAAAAGTTTTTCATAATACAATACATCATCTGCTTCTCTCTTTTCCAAAATGTCATCTATTTGCTTAACCAAATTTTCTTGACTTATTAATCTTGAATGTCCCCATCTGTCTGTTCCAAATTTGCTTACAAAACAATTTGCATATTGCTCTGAGTTAAGTTCTCTTAACAACTCAAAAAGAAATTCAATACTTAGGTTTTTATAGTAGGCGGTATTGTATCGGATTATGAGATTCCATATAATGGAATCACTATATCGTTCATTGTTTAACAATTTTTCCTTTAGAATTTTCTTGTCCTCTTTGGTTACCTGAGAATCTTTAAGTGAGAAAATACATTTTGAAAATACTGCTTCAAACCAAGGTTGCTTGATTAGGATTTCATGGAGTGATTTATCTAAACCTTTTCTTGATACATAAAACAGAAAGGTGCTGCACCCTTCAAGTAATGGGGATTTATCGTTAACTTGACTTTCAATAAAGGAAGCAAATTCTTCAACTGATGTTTTGAAAAGAACTTCAACTAAGTATCGTGAGATTAAAAAATCTCTAAACTCATCAAATGTAAAATTTACAACTTCGGAAGAAGTAAAAATTCCTTTCTCGTCAGTTTGAATATCTCTTTTTACAAGTATATTTTC is a window of Catalinimonas alkaloidigena DNA encoding:
- a CDS encoding toxin-antitoxin system YwqK family antitoxin produces the protein MKDSLMHGKCIEYYRDGTVKGESYYQDDTIQGEVILYHPDGSIKTRILYKDGKKNGQLTHYYSNGQVSETVLMVDGKRERQLTSYYENGSIHRISNYDHENRDGEEVEYYPDGTLALKREWVTVQKRYSDSLINLVNYEVEYDSLGNIISEMHHAEVELPDTVQLNDSLTIRVNFLKPHYQEAYIVVGDYDEQYHSKGTLELDTIQMVNNQATFQLKAHHLGENLKRAIICDYTKSILKDGGTNTTLTDYYFSFSFFVKSDTVI
- a CDS encoding toxin-antitoxin system YwqK family antitoxin, which translates into the protein MKKEVVSDVYSNGQVKYEIEEIAGVRNGLSIYYYDNGNIECIISYRDGVENGDAVFKYRSGGIKNECRYKNGELHGTSVLYTEEGAINQKKYYKYGELKKAEFFINNKIKEVQYFEDGLLVDYEKYGINGERQSDLSTKSVLFVPGKEIKLGGENTMDTIPDTLSLGDTLRLKLIIGNRTLGNAKYNIISDEKIFKDINSSVFLQDSIFDDSLSELHTFDSVTAFINDIPEKEGDFFIKGAAFEYEELGSKDGDSVIYGLILFSYHLYVKR
- a CDS encoding RHS repeat domain-containing protein encodes the protein MHEITADDVPQAYLEWTWQDEEGRELRRDYRLIPVQGSSVDWLPLVAESVAERGGLVTVRLVNQSGLEVWFDDFKVDHHWQKVVQENHYYPFGMNLAGLDIQGTPDHRFQYNGKEKQEALGLNWMDYGARYYDAQLGRWHAVDPAAELMRRHSTYNYAFNNPIQLIDPDGLAPSDCQTKSSNCFPVLNVFANESSAANSNSNTSSNDDARKVTYIAYGIRMVGPNGDDVDLLVVVADIIEVPRVVFDVFNFAIKKNPKKIFQITEIEKLYLTK
- a CDS encoding DUF6252 family protein; translated protein: MWRPKGSTGRFGQGNLTAYYQSDGTFNISAYRREGEIESAMALYSDSMYAEGVYRLHNPARQSVSYLPLVCSYDQDSTVYHEGTLTITRFDLEAKVISGTFEFVLARPDCDTIHGTQGRFDIRLF
- a CDS encoding site-specific integrase — encoded protein: MTINFYLDSLTKRQRELAENAGRPLEEVPCRVLLLVMFGGQRLKLPTGHALAPRHWVQNSARGSRKQRVKSQHSESVKINLELDEIELKAKAYCNELRKTGQPLTKPGLQTYLLQEQNDLLPSYAPEVSAEPDFFALFEEWIQANLYQKAKGTLKHYRTAKHHLEAFQQERQRKITLQGIDKKFYDELVRFYLTKQKLSNNTIGNQIKQLKVFLNYLLEHGYAVNPAFQRFKKPSADTEVVFLTEAELTLLYQTDFSDQPRLEHVRDLFVFQCETGLRYSDLENLKPENIQYDPHGVCLALRLTAIKTRGRVLIPLQSFPRAVEILRKYEGHLPPRISNQKMNDYLKELAQRIGLLTPIQLVHFSGNQRKEQTVPKWQLISTHTARRTFVTLALARGIRPEVIMQMTGHKDIKTLMRYVKITEDMIFTETQR
- a CDS encoding helix-turn-helix domain-containing protein is translated as MNYFRVIAHPEGRLELAPVPTQELSELVKQAVRQVLLEYQDQKGATEEELLKLPQVAALLGVSKQTIYEWKRQGKLPAHKIGRRVFFKKSEVVAALSAQSRQPLRSRVNRRG
- a CDS encoding DUF3368 domain-containing protein produces the protein MRLHIIADASCLIVLDRIGQLDLLRDLFLPTNGGDKASAILTTPEVQAEFGQSLPDWLQIAAVHDKAQQQVLAGMLDPGEASAIALALEMESPLLILDEKKGRREAQRLQLPIMGTLRVLQLAHQAGLVPSLTSLIGELEKAGFRLSKRVIEELLNENRNK
- a CDS encoding UPF0175 family protein; translation: MKTLTIQLPDEVNEKEAKMTVAAALYDKAILTSGQAAKFVGISKRAFLETVGQYGVSIFGDTEEELRHK